The sequence below is a genomic window from Flavobacterium sediminilitoris.
TTTTGGAATTCGTTACAGAATAATTACTACTTAAAATAATTCTATTTTTTTCGACAAAAAACCGTCGACAGGAATTCTTTTGTTTAAAATTTAAAAATAAAAATCATCAAAATCAATCAAAAATGAACCGTTTAAAAATTAAAAATCTCCAAAAAACATATAAAAATGGAGTCACAGCTACTAACAACATATCGCTTGATATAACAAATGGAATGTTTGGATTATTAGGACCAAATGGAGCTGGAAAATCTTCCTTAATGAAAACTATTGCAGGTTTACAAAGTCCAGATAGTGGTTCTATTTTATTTAACAATGTAGATATTATCAAAGACCCTTCTTTTATTAAAAGGCAATTGGGTTTTTTGCCTCAAGATTTTGGCGTTTACCCAAAAATTAATGCTACAGATTTATTAAATCACATTGCTATCTTAAAAGGATTAACTAATAAAAATGAGCGAAAAGAACAAGTAAACATTTTATTAGAAAAAGTAAATCTTACTTCACATAGAAATAAAGAAGTACATACTTTTTCTGGAGGAATGCGTCAGCGATTTGGTATTGCACAGGCTTTATTAGGAAACCCACAACTTATTATTGTTGATGAACCAACAGCAGGACTTGACCCTGAAGAACGAAATCGTTTCAATAATTTACTAAATGAAATAGGTGAAGATATTATTATTATTCTCTCAACTCATTTAGTAGAAGATGTGAAAAATCTTTGTACACAAATGGCAATTATTGAAAAAGGAACTGTTTTAGCTCAAGGCAAACCAAATGATTTTATTGAAGTTCTAAACGGACAATTATGGCAAAAAACAATTGACAAGAAAGAAATTCTCGAATATGAACAAAAACATAATGTTATTTTAACTCAGTTAAACATGGGCAAATCTACTATTCATGTAAGAGCTAAAAACAAACCAGATGACAGTTTTGAATTAATTCGACCTAATCTTGAAGACGTCTATTTTTCCATTCTAAATCAAAATAAATAATCACATGAATACCTTATTATATTTTGAATTACAATCTTATTTTAAGAAAATAGGATTCTATATAGTAATCGTTTTTTTAATTGGAATAGGAATACTTACTGGTTCTACTTTTTCAATTTCACTTAGCCCTGATATCTATAAAAACTCATCATATACAATTGCTTATATGATAGGTTTTCTAAGTCTCTTATCCATACTTTTTACAACTCTTTTAGCTTCACAAATTTTATTTAAAGAGAAAGAAGCCAACTTTAGTTTGATATTATATGCAACACCTATAACAAAAACAAGTTACTTATGGAATCGTTTTTTTCTAATTTTTGGATTAAGCGTCTTCTTTCTTATTCTTGTTATATTAGGTTTTGGAATAGGTCAATCGTTAAAATTAAACGAATCTAATTATTCTAATTTCGTTCTATTATTTTATCTTTTACCTTTTTTATTGTTTGGCTTTATTAATACTCTATTTTGCAGTGCTGTAATTTGCAGCGTTAGTTGGATAACCCAAAATAAATTAACAACTTACATTTCTGGTTTGTTCATTTACATCTTATACATGGTAATGTTACTCTTTTCTGGCTCACCTTTAATGGCTAAATCAATGCCACAATCAAAAGAAGCCATGAGAATTTCTGCTATTTTAGATCCTTTTGGACTTTCTGGCTTCTTTTCGCAAACAAATCATTACTCAATTCTTCAAAAAAATACTGATTTATTATTTCCAACTGATTTATTTTTAATAAACAGATTAGGCGTTATTGGAATTTCACTACTCTTTTTACTTATTGCTTTTAAACTATTTTCATTTAGCAACTCTGAAAAGAGAACCAGAAAAGACACGTTAAAATTAAATGACACTAATACAAATAAAACTATTCCATTAAAACCTATATCCCCAATCTTTAATAAAAGAAACACACTAAAAAAACTGCTGTCTTTCGTACATTTAGACTTAACATATATCACTAAAGGAATTCCTTTCATTTTAATATGTTTTGGATTGTTATTTAGTGTTTCTATGGAAATCTATGATGCTATTGAAAAAGGAATTCGTTTACCTCAAAAATATGCATCATCTGGATTAATGGCTAATGCAATTATTGACACATTCCCCCTTCTGGGTTTAATAGTTATTCTTTTTTATGCTCATGAAATTATTTGGAGAAGCAGAAATAGTAATTTTCATCTTATTGAAAATACAACTCCTCTAAATGAAACCACAATTTTTCTGTCTAAATGGCTCTCATTATCAATAATCATAGTGTTTTTAAGCACATTAATGCTTTTATTAGGTGTAACTTTCCAATTCTTGTACACTTATCCATACTTTGATTGGCAAGCTTATTTAGGTATATATATATTTGTTAGTTTCCCTTTAATTTTAAGTGCTGGACTTATTTGTATCATTCAAAAATGGATTAACAACAAATATATTGGACTTACTATTTCATCAGTTTTTATTCTTCTTACTGCAACTCCTGTTGGAAAATCAATTTTAATTCATCCATTACTTCGTTTTCAATTGCCTTTCAAAGGAATTTATAGTGACATGAATGAATATGGAACTTACTTTTCTGCATTTTGTTGGCGCAATCTATTTGGTTTAGCCATTATACTAATCTTTTTTATACTTAACCTAAAAACAAAAAGAATAAAATTAAAGTTTACTTCATTAATTTTATTTCTACTCTTACTTCCAGTAGCTTATATTTCTGGTATAATTTTTACAAATGGCTATGTATTTGAAAATCCAAAAACGAAACTAGAAGAACAAGCTAACTATGAAAGAAAATATCGCAAATTTGAAAACATTCCTCAACCATCTATTACAGATGTCGTTACTAATATAGCTTTATTTCCACTTCAAAATAACTATGAAATAAATGGAACTTATACTCTTCAAAACAAAACTGAACAACCTATTTTTCAAATTTTGATAAATTTTGAAGAAGGTTTC
It includes:
- a CDS encoding ABC transporter ATP-binding protein, encoding MNRLKIKNLQKTYKNGVTATNNISLDITNGMFGLLGPNGAGKSSLMKTIAGLQSPDSGSILFNNVDIIKDPSFIKRQLGFLPQDFGVYPKINATDLLNHIAILKGLTNKNERKEQVNILLEKVNLTSHRNKEVHTFSGGMRQRFGIAQALLGNPQLIIVDEPTAGLDPEERNRFNNLLNEIGEDIIIILSTHLVEDVKNLCTQMAIIEKGTVLAQGKPNDFIEVLNGQLWQKTIDKKEILEYEQKHNVILTQLNMGKSTIHVRAKNKPDDSFELIRPNLEDVYFSILNQNK
- a CDS encoding ABC transporter permease/M1 family aminopeptidase; amino-acid sequence: MNTLLYFELQSYFKKIGFYIVIVFLIGIGILTGSTFSISLSPDIYKNSSYTIAYMIGFLSLLSILFTTLLASQILFKEKEANFSLILYATPITKTSYLWNRFFLIFGLSVFFLILVILGFGIGQSLKLNESNYSNFVLLFYLLPFLLFGFINTLFCSAVICSVSWITQNKLTTYISGLFIYILYMVMLLFSGSPLMAKSMPQSKEAMRISAILDPFGLSGFFSQTNHYSILQKNTDLLFPTDLFLINRLGVIGISLLFLLIAFKLFSFSNSEKRTRKDTLKLNDTNTNKTIPLKPISPIFNKRNTLKKLLSFVHLDLTYITKGIPFILICFGLLFSVSMEIYDAIEKGIRLPQKYASSGLMANAIIDTFPLLGLIVILFYAHEIIWRSRNSNFHLIENTTPLNETTIFLSKWLSLSIIIVFLSTLMLLLGVTFQFLYTYPYFDWQAYLGIYIFVSFPLILSAGLICIIQKWINNKYIGLTISSVFILLTATPVGKSILIHPLLRFQLPFKGIYSDMNEYGTYFSAFCWRNLFGLAIILIFFILNLKTKRIKLKFTSLILFLLLLPVAYISGIIFTNGYVFENPKTKLEEQANYERKYRKFENIPQPSITDVVTNIALFPLQNNYEINGTYTLQNKTEQPIFQILINFEEGFTIKKATLNHNNEVYNTTKQYEILNLKQPLLPNEKAHFYFILNYQWVPVNGHKSFNSIVENGSFMRISRYYPQFGYLSKNEIEKEEDRKKFQLQNATTIRKLDEAKTLVDDFINLKMTISTEGNQTAIGVGELIKQWKDKGRNYFIYETTSPIPFRFAVSSAKYATKTTTHNGKKIEIYYHPSHYENVEHLLKNIELTLDYCETNFKEYPFKTIRFAEVSAFTKGFAATAYPGSTFMTEDIVFHTNIKADKQQDVINELAGHELSHIWWGNNQINPDDREGYTMLTETLAMYTELMLVKKMYGKKRVLENVDLHLGIYLDERSFTIEQPLYKVNHYDTHINYSKGLVIMYQLSEIIGEQKINLALQNFLEKNTYPNLNPISTDFINELYAITDKNLHPKIDDLFKKITIYDFQTKDIIVKEKKGLYEVSFEIIANKFYEDGKGNISKTFFNDNVEIFFHFIDGSEKTIQTALFKNNLDFKIILDKKPLYLYFDPNQKFIKRTNEAIPIKQ